From a single Brassica napus cultivar Da-Ae chromosome C9, Da-Ae, whole genome shotgun sequence genomic region:
- the LOC106412531 gene encoding UPF0540 protein At1g62060-like: MNAMKFVVLLIFVGVVCANVGVRQLEEVSKETKLGISIPKTVTTNSIGAELGRVYGVTGAYNYENSNAGAAAGPNGPSADTSSTVYKSTYGYIDAEGPSASADTYSTAFGSTGANAAAGPNGAGSNGDASGYAYSGASGTTTNP; this comes from the coding sequence ATGAATGCCATGAAGTTTGTTGTCCTTTTGATCTTTGTTGGAGTTGTGTGTGCCAATGTTGGCGTAAGGCAGCTCGAAGAAGTGTCCAAAGAGACGAAGTTAGGCATCTCTATTCCCAAAACTGTCACTACGAACAGCATTGGAGCTGAGCTTGGCAGAGTTTATGGTGTAACTGGTGCCTATAATTATGAAAATTCCAATGCTGGTGCTGCTGCAGGTCCCAACGGTCCCAGTGCAGATACATCTTCAACTGTCTATAAAAGTACTTATGGATATATCGATGCAGAAGGTCCCAGCGCAAGTGCTGATACTTACAGTACCGCTTTCGGTAGCACCGGTGCTAATGCTGCAGCGGGTCCCAATGGTGCTGGGAGCAATGGAGACGCTTCCGGATATGCATACAGCGGTGCTTCTGGCACCACCACCAACCCTTGA
- the LOC106357124 gene encoding uncharacterized protein LOC106357124 isoform X1: MYTLLLHGRRLVELQKWRNLRVSATLLQNASFSSPSDVSPRNGQNFTVSSYLVDSLGLTRKLADSISKKVTFEEKGHPDSVLTLLRTHGFTDSQISTIITDYPLLLVADADESLAPKLKLLQNRGASTSELTEVLSKVPKILRIKKDKALGRYYDFVKEIIEADKSSKFERLCLSLPQGSKQENKIRNVLVLRDLGVPQRLLFPLLISRSAHVCGKERFEESLKKVLEMGFDPTTPKFVKALHTVYELSDKTIGEKVNVYKRLGFGVGDVWKIFKKHPSFLKFSEKNISNSIDTFLGLGFSRVELAGMVKRFPQCIGLSAETVKKKNEFLVEKMNWPLKSLALFPHVFGCSMEKRIVPRCEVIKALMSKGLLGSELPSVSSVLACTDHMFMKKYVSKHDDKVFVDELMAIFTKDGDL, encoded by the coding sequence ATGTATACTCTGCTCCTCCATGGAAGAAGGTTGGTGGAGCTACAGAAATGGCGTAACTTGAGAGTTTCAGCGACCCTTCTTCAAAATGCATCATTCTCTTCTCCTTCTGATGTAAGTCCTCGAAATGGTCAGAACTTTACTGTCTCTTCTTACCTGGTTGACTCACTGGGCTTAACTAGGAAACTCGCGGACTCCATCTCAAAGAAGGTCACTTTCGAGGAGAAGGGTCATCCTGATTCAGTCCTCACTCTTCTTAGAACTCATGGCTTCACTGATTCTCAGATCTCCACCATCATTACAGACTACCCACTACTGCTTGTAGCAGATGCTGATGAATCTCTCGCTCCCAAGCTTAAGTTACTACAGAACAGAGGAGCTTCAACCTCTGAGCTCACTGAGGTTCTTTCTAAAGTCCCCAAGATCTTGAGAATCAAAAAGGACAAAGCTTTAGGAAGATACTATGATTTCGTCAAAGAGATTATAGAAGCGGACAAGAGTTCTAAGTtcgaaaggttgtgtctttctTTGCCACAGGGTAGTAAACAGGAGAATAAGATAAGGAATGTTTTGGTTTTGAGAGATCTTGGTGTGCCTCAGAGGTTGTTGTTCCCTTTACTCATCTCCAGGTCTGCACATGTTTGTGGTAAAGAAAGGTTTGAAGAGTCTCTCAAGAAGGTTCTTGAGATGGGTTTTGATCCCACGACTCCGAAGTTCGTCAAAGCTTTGCATACTGTTTATGAATTGAGTGATAAAACTATAGGAGAGAAGGTGAATGTGTACAAAAGACTAGGCTTTGGTGTGGGAGACGTGTGGAAGATCTTCAAGAAGCATCCTTCCTTTCTGAAGTTTTCTGAGAAGAATATATCGAACTCTATTGATACGTTTCTAGGCCTAGGATTCAGCAGAGTTGAGCTTGCGGGGATGGTCAAGCGCTTTCCTCAGTGTATTGGGTTATCTGCAGAGactgtgaagaagaagaatgagttTCTGGTGGAGAAGATGAATTGGCCATTGAAGTCTTTGGCTTTGTTCCCTCATGTATTTGGATGTAGCATGGAGAAGAGGATTGTTCCAAGGTGTGAAGTAATCAAAGCTCTAATGTCCAAAGGATTGCTTGGGAGTGAACTTCCTTCAGTATCTTCTGTCTTGGCATGTACTGATCATATGTTTATGAAAAAGTATGTGAGTAAGCATGATGACAAGGTGTTTGTGGACGAGTTAATGGCTATCTTCACCAAAGATGGTGACTTATAG
- the LOC106357124 gene encoding uncharacterized protein LOC106357124 isoform X2: MHHSLLLLMKLADSISKKVTFEEKGHPDSVLTLLRTHGFTDSQISTIITDYPLLLVADADESLAPKLKLLQNRGASTSELTEVLSKVPKILRIKKDKALGRYYDFVKEIIEADKSSKFERLCLSLPQGSKQENKIRNVLVLRDLGVPQRLLFPLLISRSAHVCGKERFEESLKKVLEMGFDPTTPKFVKALHTVYELSDKTIGEKVNVYKRLGFGVGDVWKIFKKHPSFLKFSEKNISNSIDTFLGLGFSRVELAGMVKRFPQCIGLSAETVKKKNEFLVEKMNWPLKSLALFPHVFGCSMEKRIVPRCEVIKALMSKGLLGSELPSVSSVLACTDHMFMKKYVSKHDDKVFVDELMAIFTKDGDL; encoded by the exons ATGCATCATTCTCTTCTCCTTCTGAT GAAACTCGCGGACTCCATCTCAAAGAAGGTCACTTTCGAGGAGAAGGGTCATCCTGATTCAGTCCTCACTCTTCTTAGAACTCATGGCTTCACTGATTCTCAGATCTCCACCATCATTACAGACTACCCACTACTGCTTGTAGCAGATGCTGATGAATCTCTCGCTCCCAAGCTTAAGTTACTACAGAACAGAGGAGCTTCAACCTCTGAGCTCACTGAGGTTCTTTCTAAAGTCCCCAAGATCTTGAGAATCAAAAAGGACAAAGCTTTAGGAAGATACTATGATTTCGTCAAAGAGATTATAGAAGCGGACAAGAGTTCTAAGTtcgaaaggttgtgtctttctTTGCCACAGGGTAGTAAACAGGAGAATAAGATAAGGAATGTTTTGGTTTTGAGAGATCTTGGTGTGCCTCAGAGGTTGTTGTTCCCTTTACTCATCTCCAGGTCTGCACATGTTTGTGGTAAAGAAAGGTTTGAAGAGTCTCTCAAGAAGGTTCTTGAGATGGGTTTTGATCCCACGACTCCGAAGTTCGTCAAAGCTTTGCATACTGTTTATGAATTGAGTGATAAAACTATAGGAGAGAAGGTGAATGTGTACAAAAGACTAGGCTTTGGTGTGGGAGACGTGTGGAAGATCTTCAAGAAGCATCCTTCCTTTCTGAAGTTTTCTGAGAAGAATATATCGAACTCTATTGATACGTTTCTAGGCCTAGGATTCAGCAGAGTTGAGCTTGCGGGGATGGTCAAGCGCTTTCCTCAGTGTATTGGGTTATCTGCAGAGactgtgaagaagaagaatgagttTCTGGTGGAGAAGATGAATTGGCCATTGAAGTCTTTGGCTTTGTTCCCTCATGTATTTGGATGTAGCATGGAGAAGAGGATTGTTCCAAGGTGTGAAGTAATCAAAGCTCTAATGTCCAAAGGATTGCTTGGGAGTGAACTTCCTTCAGTATCTTCTGTCTTGGCATGTACTGATCATATGTTTATGAAAAAGTATGTGAGTAAGCATGATGACAAGGTGTTTGTGGACGAGTTAATGGCTATCTTCACCAAAGATGGTGACTTATAG